The Aedes albopictus strain Foshan chromosome 2, AalbF5, whole genome shotgun sequence region ctgcataaaagaGGTTGtagtatttagaacagcatttaaactaattcaaattggatcatatatggTATATGGTGAATTATTTTTTATGATGAATGAAtaatgattgattaaaaaaatttcttatgattatgattactgattaatgattaaactgTGACAGCAACGTGATAaatgattaaattatatttttttgttattatgattgataatttttgattattcataatcaaCTTTAATCATTAATCGAGATTAaagttatgattaatcattaacgctctgaggtggatttcttttaataattcatatctcaatttgtacatcaaacacgtgtttctgttgcgtgTATGGATATCAGAGCAATCAAACATTGTAATTTCCATTTGGCTTGGTAAGCCAGGCTTCGTCTAGGCAAAAATCGAGAAATTCTAATTGTTGATTATTAATTAttattagggtaaaagctcccttagtggaggtagtaccaatagtggtggtagtgccaatttagcactatttcgaccaaaaagcttgcaaatggcatttttaatagatgcatcatacataattaataacattaattcagttttgtattcaggattgtgcggaaaacctattttaaataattattttccttaacttttttgctcctttgcacctatagtggtggtagtgtacctatagtggtgggtcccataagaattcaatgggatgcgccactataggaaccaatgttaaattttacctccataataggaacggtgtacctatagttggtgcaagtgatttattagcaaaaactgaaataaataatgctttttacatttttcctagcaaatttaagtgaaaaactaccgattaacgttttcagagtttttattttgtggtattatcaattttattcaattactagcttacccggcaaaccttgtattgcccattttaattgttgctcttgcacagtttttctaacgtttttgttaattttcttaatttgttctacatatgaacatagccacccatcatgaggacaaattgaaccgttcaaaaatattgttgatcatttcattaaataattagttgtatggctccaaagagaatgtaaactcatttgtataaacatcggaagcccggctccagaggcacgtttatctttttttttttggatgaatatctggatgaattactggaagaagaatctttagtggaatccctgaaggtattcctggtaaattcctccagaaattactgggAAAACCttttggaattactggaggaatccctcgaaccaattcctggaggaatccctggattcttggaataatgcgtgtataaacTCCGGAATGAttttttcttggataaattgccgttgtaatttcTGAGCGAACTACtgctttaattttaatttctgcaagaattcctggagtaatatttgcaggatttcctggagtaatttctggggtaattcctggtggaattcttagaggtattcttgaaggagtccCAGAATCGAAagctgaagaaatgcctgtatgaatccctggaggaatccctatgaaaatccctggaggaactcctggaggtattcctaaaagaattcctggaagaattcctagagcgatccctagaggTTTCCTAGAGaagctccttaaggaattcctggagacatgcctgtgcgaattccaggaggaatatctagagaaattcctcgagaaatcttcagaggaactcctggatgaatttctggaagattttcttgaagaatcgttggaaaactttcaggtagaatccctggagaaaccctttaaatatgttttgaagaaattccttcaggaatccctagtagaatttctacaggaatttcatgaggtatcgctagagaaattcctggaggaattcctcgaggaatccttgagaaatctctagaagaactcctggaggaatccctgcagaaattccattagcaatttcttgaggaatgtctggtggaattcctggataaaattttagaagaacatctggatgaattattggaggaattatcgaaggaattccttgaggaatctctggaagaatcttaagaggaatccctgaaggaatttctggtaaatacctggaccaattcctggaggaattccatgagaaaatgctggtgggattcctggagtgaTCCCATGAaccaatttctggtgaaatctctgaaggaatccttggagaaatacctggagtataaatttctggaaaaactcctcaaggaaaccctggatgaatttccggaaaaattcctggaggaattactgaagaatttcaaggaatccctggaagattttctggatcaattcttggagtgattcctggaggtattcttggtggcaacCCTACAGGAAATGTCTGGGTGAAATCTAGAATTactgaggtaaattctgcaggaattcctggggtaattcctggtggaattctcaaaagcattcctggaggagtctcagaattaaatccagaagaaatggctggatgaatccctatagaaatcccttgaggaatgcctggaggtatttctgaaagaattccttgagggattcctaaatgaattcgtggaggaattccaaaagcattccctagaggaactcctgaaggaattccagtagacataccttagtgattttctggagaaatctctttagaaattccttgagctattttctaaggaactcttggagaaatctctagagaaatttctggaggaatttctggagggtttcttgaagaatcactggagaactttcaagaaaaatccctggaggaattctttgaaaatccaatCAATTTTCCGGCCATCTCTGTGACAAAGCCGCCAAGTAGCTAGCAATTCATTGGATTTTGGCTGCCCAGTAACGATTGTTCATACCCCAAATACATATCCGCTATTCGACATACGCAATAAAATGTTCTACGTGCTGTTACCTAACGGTAACATCCTAATTAGATTCTATTTGTATGATCGATGCGGGACGATAGCTATTTTTTTGTAATGTTTGTTTGTCAACTATTTATTTGAATTGTGCGTGCGACTGGCGGGAGAAATTCAGCAAATGCAATAACTGTTGAGTGGGTGGTGAACTCCCGTGTGAAGTCGTCTACTTTACTGCTGGTAGTTAAGGATGTAGATTTTCAAGAATGATCGAATCCTATCCAGCAATTACGACGCATGCTCGCTATTATTCGGATGCCGCCGGGGATCCGAAACCTAGAGCCCCCACGTAGATACCCGTGCAATCGCTGCTAGAGCAAGCGGTATCGGAACCAAGACCTCTGTCCCGTCGAACGACCAAGGGTGTCATCAGCTACCACCAATCAAACCCGACACCGCCTCCCCCCACCTCCCATTCTCCGATCAAGGGAGCGGCCAATTGTTATCGACACGTGCAGTCGGTCGGCAGGCCATCTACCTGTACACCGCCAGAAACGCATGAATAAATCGAAGGAAGTTACGAATTTCCTATTTTTGTAGGATTCCCACATCCGAAAGCTCCAGCGTCCAGAAAACGCCCTGGGACCTGGGCGACAAAAGAGGCCTTGcgagcccaccccggaagctcCCGTTGGTTGGCTAGACCAGCAGTTTGGGCCTTAGGCACATTCTCTTCTGGGCCGGCACGACtcactcccggggtcaaaagttgTTTGAGTGCTTAATAGCTCACCCCGCTCACCCATTCAAATACGCCCTGGAACCCGGGCTTAGAAACAGTCCTTTCATGCCTACCTCGGAAGTCGCCGTTGTCTGGATCATCAATTTGGGGCTTGGAAACGATTACTTCTGGGTTGGCGTGGCAGATACACGGAATCAAAAATTGTATCAGCCCTCCCCGTCGATCTCGGCAGACATTGTTGTCATTTCAAATTTGACAACTGCGGggctcattgcagcaccgcactctagattggttttgtttgcgacCGTGTTGAACGTCTCTCTCAGTTCATTTCCGGTTCATATCTTTGGAAGTCCCCCTTTCCAGCGACCggaggagtctcacactatgctaagaaccttccccggccccaaaagttcccacatacaaagtttcacgccgattggttcagtagtttccgaatgcatagcggtcagacagacagacagacagacagacagacagacagacagacggaaattcatttttatatatactctagctgtcccggcaaacgtcgtactgcctgcctactgtgttttttgacgtgcagctcgatagggacgttccccgtaaggtcatttgtatgggagccccccgttccagagaccggagagatcccacaccaagctaagaaccttccccggccccgacagcacccacatacaaagtttcacgtCGATCGGTTctgtagtttccgaatgcatcgcggtcagacagacagacagacagacagacagacagacggaaattcatttttatatatatagattggttcagtagtttccgaatgcatagcggtcagacagacagacagacagacagacagacagacggaaattcatttctatgtatagatagatagatagatagatagattttagtacaaggagctactaatagcaccactattggtacatttaccctaattgGGTGTAAATATCTTCGTTCCtagaatagaggtaataaacatGTTtgcgacatgtttgcgagcgagaacaaagggaacagcagcgacattcgtcctctacacggaaaaatattaaaacccaaagaataagttttaaaaactcaaatttggctaaactgattttagttttaactcaaagttgggttgttttctccctcgccccaccgcaatgttgtcgaaaacaaagagagaagcaccgacgcatccgctgttcttccgtggaagaagccaaatttgggttttcttgagttaacccaaatttgcgtcatttgaggcctccgttgggtgaaaataacttaccagtaggttaatttttttgccgctctcaaatgAGAattactcactcaccactttcgctgtttgacgcaaatttgagttattccacggaagaccgggattgcgtcaaaacaacttaaatttgggttgatttgtagttccgtgtatagtttattaactctattgttccTAGCCAGGGTTCGCTTCAACTCAGCAAATGggtagaatttttttgaggtgtgcTAGAATATTTTAAagtgtacactcagcgaaaaaaactagcgaaattcatcgaaataccttatgaaaatttgctataactaattcttatggatgacatacactgcaaaaactgcaaacaattattttatgttttgtacacataaatttttgcaatttgtctggaCAAATGATGTTTATGGGTGGCACACATAACGAAttattttttggtatttatcgttTTGATGTGAGATTACACATAAAAACAATTTAGAATACCAAATAAAATCAATAACATTACTTATATATTTAATAGATGTACTCAAATAGTTTTTATATTAGAGAATATAACTTTATCGGGAATTAATGTTACAAGTTTGATCCAAAAAGATGTTAACATGATTTTAAAACACAGCAATCAGCTTATTTGGAAAGATTGGAACATCGTATTGCTGCAGTTCCGAAGCAGGTTTCGGATGATGTTTTAAAGTTGTGCTCCTGAGAATTCTCGAGTTTCCAAAGACTTTTCAATTTGGTGCGATTGAGGACAACTATTCCATGCTTCAGAGAATAGAACTTCGAAGATTTAGGAAGAAATGACTCCACTACGAACTGCAACTCACGCAGCACATTATTTTGTAAACGTGTTTCAGTCGCCATCTTCTCACTTTTGGCATCGCCGGCGGCTCGGCCGACGGCTTACACAGACACTGATGCAAACACGGTTTCTCTATACATTGTTAGTATGTGTGTacacacatatttttttgctaTGGGTGATCACACATAACAATGATTTGTGAAACTAATCAAAAGCATAAACAATAATCATGTTAGTTATATTTTGGGTTATAAAATATATGTGTGAGAAGGACGATTGGATCAATGTgtaatttcacataaaataaatatttgcagtttttgcagtgtaagaataccttatgaaaattgatcgtgcttgctatgaaaaatttcataagatagacttatgaaaagaacaaaaaaatcttaaaatgatgcagactggattcgatccatgaacgtcgggatcactgagcccgtgttttatccacacggctaccgacgcttgagaataccatggtgctaaacatgaataaaagccacgctgtgagacgattttacgtcatagagtgaccttatgaaattcatccgaatcattatgaattatttaatggCTGTTTCATAAGTtgagccttatggaaatcttaaggttatttagCTGAGTGTAGGTTGATTCCTTCGCTAGCTTGCACGCAAGTTGGGGATGATGCATAATTTACGTAATACTTTAACGGAAGGAAAGGGTATTTcatgtttcatacaaaatttctagaATTTCCATACAAAAGCTGCAACGTTGGTGGAGGAAGGAGGcgtaaaattgtaaaattttccatGCCATgatatttgaacgaccccttcCCACAGCGCCAGAATCCATCTCTGATTTGACAGTTCTCTCGccatcgagaaaaaaaaaacaatcagctGCGACTGCGATAAAGGAAAAACGTCAGACAAAAGTGGAAAAGTGCAGTGAAAATTCTGTTGGCAGCTGGTAAAATTCGTATTTCCCGCAGTAAAACCGCATCAAATCCTATCGAAAAGCAGTGCAATAGTTAGCCAACGATTCGGTGCGTTCACTGCAATAGTTTTTAGGTGGCAAAAGCTAAAATCCGTCGCGAAAAAAGCAAAAATCTGAAGGGGTGCGTCGTCGTCTCGTATTGGTCGGTCGGAAGTTTTCAACTTTTCGTCGCCTGTGCGGTGGTGGATTTTCCCACTGGGTGGGTGCGCGGAGTGGGTTGAGTGGGTGGTGCTCCCTTCGGATTGGTTGTTTTGACGTGGGTGGTAGGCAGCAtcccaaatcaaaacaaaaacagatcGACTGTTTTTTGCTTTCTCGTTTTGCGGTTGTAAAAGGACTGTGTTTGTGTTTGGTTGTGCGGCGAATTTGATCGCAATGGTACGCTAATTTTTTGTTAGACGCTGGCGCGCGCGGTCGCAAATAGCAATGTTTTCAATTGGATTCAATTTGTTTCAATTATAGCTCGACGGTGGAGGCCGGACCACATGAGACCGtacggctgctgctgctgtttctatGAATGAAGGAGGAGGTGGCGGAAAatagaaatttgagaaaaatcgattttttatatAGAGGGTGCCGGAAGcgtaaggaaaaaaaaatgtttggccgTACGGAAACCAAGAAGGATAGCTTCCTGGAGCAAACCAAAGCCGCTCGAGAGGAACGGGCCAACGAGCGGGCATTGGAGGAGAAACGGGATAAGTCGATTGTGTTGCTACAGAAGAATATTCGCGGCTGGCTTGCGAGGACCCAGTTTAGAAGATTGATTTTGTAAGTATATATGAAGTCATTCAAAATACATATATATATCTAAAATTGAATTTATCTTTCAGAGAGGAATTTGACACCCTTCTACCGCCCGTTACAAATCCCACGAAAGACATCGAATTGAAACCCTGCCTGCAAGTGTACCACGCCGCGTCACACTTTATCCTGCAGTGGAAGACTGATTCTCCGGAAGATTCGGCCAACTATGAACGCTTGGAGCGTCTGTGTCGTTATCTGACCGCAAGTTTGGAATCGGATTCTCCCAAAACCAGCTACATTGGCGTAGCGTTGAACAAAGACTACAGTCTAGCATGGATACGGCACATCAAGAAGCTTCTGTATCGTTGCTGCATGGCCATGGACCTACTACGGCCGGAAGCGCACAGCGATAGCATATCATTAGCCTTATATTTGCACACGCTGGTGGCGTTCACGTCGACCAATAGCTGGGTTTTGCTGAGGAACAAATCTTTGGCAGGATTGAAACCAGGTAAGAATGAAGTAGAATTTGAGAAGTATTGCGGTTATTGGTTTAtgtgtttcttccaggaatgctccAGCTCTGCAGTAACATCATGGGTGATTTAGTACAAAAAGGTTTCTACCTGAACCTTCGGAGTGTCCTGGTGAAGGGAACCTGTCGAACGGTCATCACACTTAAGCCGATTTCCCTGACGGCCATAATGACCTTGGCCGTTCGACCGCTTATTTCCAGCAACTTCAGCGAAAACCTGATGTCCCAGTTCCTGGTGCAGATTCTATCCGTTCCGGGGATCACCTTCCAGTTGGAACAGTTTGCCCAAGAGTGTCTTACCAACCTGCAATCGCAtcatatcctggagaaatcactggatctCCTCAGCACCGAGTCCACCATGAAGTACGTTATCAATACGCTACAGAACTCGTATCTTCTTTCCCTTCTGTCCAACATCGTGCATCTGTACTATCTGGAATCTCCGGAAAATGCCTCCAAACTAGCTTATCCAACCTTCACCTTTGTGGTGACACAGCTCCTCGGCGGTATCCTCAAAAGCGTCGGTCAATCGGCCGGAACATTCACCCAGTGGCACGAACTGCTCGGATGGTTCACTCCCGGAAAGGAACGCCTCCAAAACGAAAACCTCCCGCTGATCAAAAAGCAAATCCATCTCCTATGGAACCATCGAATCGTGCGGCTCCTACTCGGCGAGAACCTCAAAGAACTGGCCGTCGGATATGAAACCATCGAGTACAGCATCCCCAGTGGGAACAGTACGGGGAATTTGCTAAAACGGGCGTTGACGTTTGAGAGGAGCTCCATTAAGACTGGCGGAGGTGGCCCAGGAGAGAAGAAGACTAACAAATCGTTCCGAAAAATTGGATCGGCCGAGATGTCCCGGGTGGCGCTGACCTGTGCGATGTATCACGCGGCGCTGAATGCACTGTCGCAGCTAAGGTTGGACATTTTGTCGGGTAAGTTAGTACATCGTTAATAGGGTGCGATTGGACTATCTTAACTCTTTTTATCCTTTCCACTAGGTTTATGCTACAACGACACCGTTCTCCACGACCTATGGCTGCTTCTTGGTTCGCTTGGACCAACTTGCGGTCTGAAAGGCTTCATTGAACTCTTGCAAGTCAACCAAACAAGCTACGAACCGCCTCTTCTACTACTGTCTCTGTTCTGTGACTGCATGACCCACTACGTCACGTAAGCCTCAAATATCATCAAATTTCGCCTACCACTCATTAATCTCCTTCTATTCTAGAATCCTCGACGATCTGGAAATGTACGAACAGCAGAATCCCTTCACCCTCAATGACTACATCGCGCTGTCACACTTTCTCAACACATTTCTCTACCGGACGATCCAGGACCAAATTTTCGACATCAAAACCGTGACCAGCGCTCCGCTGTTCGTGTCCACGCACACCCTGCTACTGTGTTTGTACCG contains the following coding sequences:
- the LOC109415881 gene encoding ubiquitin-protein ligase E3B; its protein translation is MKEEVAENRNLRKIDFLYRGCRKRKEKKMFGRTETKKDSFLEQTKAAREERANERALEEKRDKSIVLLQKNIRGWLARTQFRRLILEEFDTLLPPVTNPTKDIELKPCLQVYHAASHFILQWKTDSPEDSANYERLERLCRYLTASLESDSPKTSYIGVALNKDYSLAWIRHIKKLLYRCCMAMDLLRPEAHSDSISLALYLHTLVAFTSTNSWVLLRNKSLAGLKPGMLQLCSNIMGDLVQKGFYLNLRSVLVKGTCRTVITLKPISLTAIMTLAVRPLISSNFSENLMSQFLVQILSVPGITFQLEQFAQECLTNLQSHHILEKSLDLLSTESTMKYVINTLQNSYLLSLLSNIVHLYYLESPENASKLAYPTFTFVVTQLLGGILKSVGQSAGTFTQWHELLGWFTPGKERLQNENLPLIKKQIHLLWNHRIVRLLLGENLKELAVGYETIEYSIPSGNSTGNLLKRALTFERSSIKTGGGGPGEKKTNKSFRKIGSAEMSRVALTCAMYHAALNALSQLRLDILSGLCYNDTVLHDLWLLLGSLGPTCGLKGFIELLQVNQTSYEPPLLLLSLFCDCMTHYVTILDDLEMYEQQNPFTLNDYIALSHFLNTFLYRTIQDQIFDIKTVTSAPLFVSTHTLLLCLYRRDCRRSFAPQNHWLIRDIRPSHFLTDLEKGKKHTQILLQKMPHIIPHEDRVQLFRKFVQNEKAVLGLTESACASPSSALVTVHRDRIVEDGYRQLAALPPHALKGVIRVRFVNQQGLDEAGIDQDGVFKEFLEETIKRVFDPSLNLFKTTTEQRLYPSPTSHMQENHLQLFEFVGRMLGKAVYEGIVVDVPFASFFLSQVLGQTHQALYSCMDELPSLDKELYRSLTFIKHYHGDVADLDLTFSVDEDVMGKIVTHELYPGGKARAVNNDNKINYIHYMAYFRMHTQIRDQTAAFIRGFRSIVNPDWLALFSTPELQRLISGDTAPLDLKDLRKHTQYYGGFHDGHRVVGWLWDILAKDFSEEEKKLFLKFVTSCSKPPLLGFAHLEPPFSIRCVEVGDDEDIGDTVGSVIRGFFTIRKKDPLNRLPTSSTCFNLLKLPNYQKKSMLRDKLRYAISSNTGFELS